The Streptomyces sp. 11x1 genomic sequence GGGCGCCCGCCCCAAACCTCATCTGTACGCCACCGCGCACCTGTCGAACACGGCCTCGCTGCTGCTGCCCGTGTCCAACCTCACCAACCTGCTGGCGTTCACCGCCAGCGGGCTGACCTTCACCCGGTTCGCGCTGCTGATGGCGGCCCCGTGGGCGGTGGCCGTGGCCGCCGAGTACCTGGTGTTCCGGCGGTTCTTCGCGGCCGATCTGGACGCGGCGGCACCCGCGCCCGAAGAGGCCGTCGAGGCGCCCGAGCTGCCGATGTTCGCGCTGGCCACGGTCGTGTGCACGCTCGCCGGGTTCGTGTTGACGTCCGTGCTCGGGATCGAGCCGGTGTGGGCGGCGCTGGCCGGGGCCCTGGTGCTCTCGGTCCGTGCGCTGGTCCGCCGGACCACGTCCCCGGCCGCGCTCTTCCACTCCCTTTCCCTGCCCTTCCTCGCCTTCGTGCTGGCGCTCGGGGTCGTGGTGCGCGCGGTGGTCGACAACGGGCTCGCCGACGCGCTGGGCCGGGTGATGCCGTCCGGCACCGGTCTGCTCGCCCTGCTCGGCGTCGCCGCCCTGGCCGCCGTCCTCTCCAACGTCATCAACAACCTGCCCGCGGTTCTGGTGCTGGTCCCGCTGGCCGCCCCGCTGGGCACGGGCGCCGTCCTCGCCGTGCTGCTGGGGGTCAACATCGGCCCGAACCTGACGTACGCCGGTTCCCTGGCCACCCTGCTGTGGCGGCGCATCGTCCACCAGCACGACCACGGCGTGGACCTCGGCGAGTTCACCCGCCTCGGCCTCCTCACCGTCCCGGCGGCCCTGGTGTCGTCGGTGGTGGCGCTGTGGCTGTCACTGCTGGCCTTCGGCGGCTGAGGCGGCCCGCCGTCCAGCCGCCGTCGTTGGCGCGACCGGTGTGACGGCGGGGGCGAGACCGTTCAGTCGCGGTCCCGGAGCCCCTGCCGGTACTCCCCCGGCGGCACCCCGTAGCGCTGCCGGAACACCCGGCTGAAGTGGAACGGGCTGCCGAACCCGGAGGCGGCTGCGACCCGTTCCACGGGGAGCTCGGTGGCCTCCAGGAGACGGGCGGCGTGCAGCAGGCGGGCCTGGCTGAGGGCCCGCATCGGGGAGTGGCCGAGCTGCTCGGTGAACAGGTGCGCGAAGCGGGACGGGGAGAGGGAGACCCGCTCGGCGAAGGAGCGGACGGTGTGCGGGGCGCCGGGGTCGGCGGTGATCAGGTCCTGCGCCCGCCTGATCCTCGGATCCACCCCCGACCGGCGCGGCTCGGCCCTGGCGACGGTGAGCAGCACCACCTCCTCCAGTGAGCACAGGGCGAGTTCACGGGCCGCCGTGCCGTGCGCGACGGCGACCTCGTCACGGGGTGCGAGAGCCCCGGGCGTCGACAAGGTGCCGCCTCCCCGCGACGACTCGGCGTCGGTGCGCGGGGCGGGCGGGGAGCCCTCGCCGGTCCAGCGGGCGTCCGCGAGCATGCGGCAAAAGGCCGCGTCGACCCGTTCGCGGATGCCGTCGGGGGCCGAGGGCACGGCGTACACACGGTCGGCGGTCTCGTACGGGCGCAGCCAGGCGGTCCAGGACGGGCGCGCCTGGCAGTGCACCCACCAGAACGCCCAGTGCCCGGCACCGGGCCGGACCGTGTAGTGCTGCGGCACCCCCGGGCCGAGGACCACGAGGTCACCCGGGCCGGCCGGGACCCGCGTGCCGCCCTGCCGCAGCAGTCCTCCGCCGCCCGTGGTCCAGGTGAACAGCCAGCTGTCCGCGCCGCGCGCCCGGTGCATGGCGTAGGGCGGCCGCTGGTCGAAGCGTCCGATGATCACCTGGCCCGGAGACGGATTGACGGGCGCAGCAGTCTCGGGCAGGTCGTCAGCACGCACAGGCATCCTCCGGAAGAGCGCTTGTGCCTAGCTTGGAGTACACGGACGACGCCGAAGAGGGGTGCCACGGATGCCAGTCACGGACAACACGGAGTTCGAGGAGAACGGCTATGTGGTGGTGCGGGGGCTGTTCTCGCCGACCGAGATCGAGCAGCTGTGCTACCGGTTCGCGGCGCTGCAGGCCGGCGGCCCCGTCCCGGGTCACTTCCAACCGCGCCCGGTCCCGGCGGACGGGCCGGCGGACCCCCTGCGTGTCTACCCCCGGGTGATGCATCCGCACCGCATCGACGATATGTCGCTGCGGGTTCTCCTCGACACCCGGCTGCGGGAGATCCTGGAGGGCCTGCTCGGCGAGGAGGTGCTGGCCGCGCAGAGCATGTTCTACTTCAAGCCGCCGGGGGCCCGGGGGCAGGCGCTGCACCAGGACAACTTCTATCTGCGGGTCGAACCGGGGACCTGTGTGGCCGCGTGGATCGCCTGCGACGTGATCGACCGGGACAACGGAGGTCTGGAGGTCGTGCCGGGGACGCACCGCATGGATCTGTTCTGTCCGGAGGTGGCGGACTCGGAGGTGTCCTTCGCCCGCGAGTACGTCGCACCGCCGCCCGGTCTGACCCCCGTGCCCGTCGACATGTCCCCGGGTGACGTCCTCTTCTTCAACGGCAGCCTGGTCCACGGCTCCCAGCCCAACCACACCGCCGATCGCTTCCGCCGTTCCTTCATCGGCCACTACGTGGGCCGCTCCGCCGAACGCATCGGCCGCTACTACGAGACGCTGACGATGAGCGGCGCCCCCGTGGCCCTCGCGGAGAGCGAGGGAGCGGGCCCGTGCGGCACGGAGTTCGAACCGGTGGGAGCCCACTGACCGGGGCCAGGGGTCTCAGCACAGTCTGAGCAGCCCGCGCCCGACCGCCTCGGAGACCGTGCTCGCCCCGTTCTCGGTGCCGAGCTTGCGGCAGACGCTGTCGATGGGGACGGCGACGGAGCTCAGCGTGTGAGGGCCTCTCCCTCGTCGTCCGACTCCAGCAGGTCCAGCGCCCGTTCCCACAGGAACTCGGCGCGTCCGCCGTCCTCCCCCTCGGCCTCACCGGTATACGGGTCGCCGAACTTCACGCCCATGCCGCGCAGGCGTTCCAGGCTCGCGCGGTACGCGGGGTGGGCGGCGAGGGCGTCGGCGACGCAGGGCAGCACGGCGATCGGGACGCCCAGGCCGCATGCCTCGCACAACGTGCCGACCGCGAGGGTGTCGGCCAGTCCGGCGGCCCACTTGTTGACGGTGTTGAAGGTGGCGGGCGCGACCACCACGGCGTCCGGCGGCGGGAAGGGGCGGGCGTCGCCCGGTCGCCGCCAGGCGGAACGGATCGGGCGCCCGGTCTGCGCCTCGACGGCGGCCGTGTCGAAGAATCCGCCCATGGCGACGGGCGTCGCGATGACCCCGACCTCCCAGTCGCGCTCCTGGGCGGCGGTGACGAGCTTGCTGACCCCGGCGGCGACGCCGGCCGCGCAGACGACGACGTAGAGGAAGGGCCTTTCGCCCCGGCCGGGCCCGCCTCGCCCCGACCGGTCTCCGGCGGTGTTCGCAGTCGCAGTCACCTGTCGACCCTAGTCAACTACCCGGCGCTAGAACCAATGCCGCGTAGTTAAGCCTCAGGCGAGGTGGTCAAGTTGGGCGGGACTTGGGGCGGCGAGGACGCTCGGGGCGGACAGCAGGGAAGCCGGGGAGCGTCCCGTCTCCCCGGCCCGCCCCGCCGACGCCCTCCCCGCCGGGATCGCGCGGTGCCGGCGGGGACGGCGCGCGCAGGGCCTGTTCGCAGGGCTGAGCGCGCAGGACAACGTGCTGCTGCCGAGCGTGCGGACGCTCGCCCGGCACGGGGGGCCTCGGCGCGGAGCGGGGGTGTTCCGCGCGCTCGCCGAGGCGGTCGGGCTGCGACCCGCGCGGCCGGGGGCTGCCCGCCTCCGCGTTCTCCGGCGGCAACCAGCAGAAGCTGCTGCTTGGCCGCTGGCTGAGCAGGTCGGGGGTGCCGAGTTCCCTGGCCATCAGCCGGGGGTGACGCAGCGGGGCGAGGAGGGCCGCTGCGGCCGAGCGCAGGCGCTCGGTGACGGACGCGATGGAGGCGAGCAGGAGCAGGAAATGGGGCCAGGGGGTGTACGGGTCCTGGTCGCCGGGGAGTGCGTAGTCGCGGGGGTGCCCATGATGCCGTCGGCGGCGTCGGGGCCGGGCACGATGTGTTCGCCGACCATGACGGAGTCGAAGCCGGCGTCCTCGGCCTCGCGTGCCCACCGTACGGCGGCGGGCAGGTCGGCCCGGTCGCCGGTGAGGGTCCAGTCTCGCTGAGGACCAGAGGCATGCCGGGGGGGTACTCATGGGGGACTCATCGTGGATTCGCTCTGCTCCGTACAATTTGATCCCGAATGACCGAGCGACCGATCAGAGGAGCACCCGTGCCCGGCCAGCGATCCATCACCGAAGTCGAGAAGCTCGCCGCGGCGAAGCTGGGGGACTTCTCGATCCGCCGGGACCAGATGACGGCGGTGGCGAACATCTACCGGGCCGCCTCGGCGGTGCGGCAGCACCTGGAGAACTCCGTGCTGCGCGGTTCCGACCTGACCTGGACGGCCTTCGTGGTGCTGTGGGTGGTGTGGGTGTGGGGCGAGTCCGAGACCCGGCACGTCGCCGAGGAGGCGGGCATCTCCAAGGGCACGCTCACGGGGGTCGCCCGGACGCTGGAGTCGCGGGGGCTGGTGCGGCGGGCGGACCACCCGACGGACGGACGGCTGGTGCTGCTGGCCCTCACCGACGAGGGCGAGGAACTGATGCGGCGGGTGTTCCCGGCCTTCAACGAAGAGGAGGCCTTCGTCACCGGGCAGCTCAGCGACGCGGAGTGCCGCAGCCTCGCGGAGGGGCTGCGCAGTGTCGTGCTCCAGGTCGAGGAGCACGGCGAGGAGCGCCGCCGCACCCTGCTGAACGGCGCTGAGCCCGCGCCCCGGCGCAGTGGCCGCCGCCCGAAGGCGTGACGGCTCCGCGTCGGACGCGCCCGTCCGTCCACCCCGGCACCCTCTCCACCGTTTGGGCGCAAACAAGGCAGGCGGGCGTCGAATCCATGACCAAGGGCCGCCGGCGAATCACTCGCGCACGGCGCCCCTCATCGCCCTAATTCGCTTGCGGGGGCGGAGCGCCGGGCCCCAGGATCTGCGCATGTTCAGCCATCACGCCTCCCTGACGCCGTCCTTCGCCACCGCCTCGCCGGTGCGGGGGCAGCAGCAGCCGGGCCGACCGTGGGAGCCGGCACCGCCCCGGTCGTGACGGCCGCGCTCGTCGCGGGGCTCCTCGCCGGCTATGGCATCGCCATCCCGGTCGGAGCGGTCGCGACCTACCTCGTCTCCCTCACCGCCCGTACGTCCCTCCGGACCGGAGCGTGCGCCGCGCTCGGCGTCGCGACGGCCGACGGGCTGTACGCCCTGTTCGCCGCCCTCGGCGGTACGGCCCTCGCGAACGCCCTGCACCCCGTGCTGACACCGCTGCGCTGGGCCTCCGCCCTGGTGCTCCTCGCGCTGGCGGCACGCGGCGCGACCGGGGCCGTGCGCCAGTACCGCGCCCGGCGCCTGCCCACCCGTGACCAGCGGAATCCGGTCGGACCCGCGCGCGCCTACGTCGCCCTCCTGGGGATCACCCTGCTGAACCCCACGACGGTGGTGTACTTCGCCGCGCTGGTGCTCGGCAGCCGCGCCACACAGGCCGTGAGCGCCCTGGAACAGGCGGTGTTCGTGCTCGCCGCGTTCCTCGCCTCGGCGAGCTGGCAGCTGCTGCTCGCGGGCGGCGGCGCCCTGCTGGGCCGGGCGCTGACCGGACACCGGGGGCGGCTGCTCACCGGCCTCGTGTCGAGTGCCGTGATCGCGGGACTGGCGGTGCTGATGCCATAGCCGTCGCCCTGGCGGGCCGCGTTCGCACAAGCCCCGTGCGGACGTGGCCCGATGAGGATGATTCCGCGAGGGGCCGGTGTTGAATGCGGGGAAGAGTCTGTACGCGACAGCAAGGGACGATTGCCATGCCTCTTGAGGGCGAGTACGTGCCCAGCCCCACCCAATGGGTGCGCGAGCAGGTCGAGTTGTACGAGAGCTCGGGCGGCACGCAGGGGACGACGCTGCTGGACACCGGGCTGCCGGTCATCGTGCTCACGACGCGCGGCGCGAAGAGCGGGAAGATCCGCAAGACCCCGCTGATGCGGGTGGAGCACGAGGGGCGGTACGCGGTCGTGGCCTCGCAGGGCGGAGCGCCCAAGCACCCCGTCTGGTACCACAACATCAAGTCCGACCCGCTGGTGGAACTCCAGGACGGGCCCAAGCGGCAGGACCTGACCGCGCGTGAGGTCACCGGGGACGAGAAGGCCGAGTGGTGGGACCGGGCGGTCGCGGCGTATCCGCCGTACGAGGACTACCAGAAGAAGACGGACCGGGAGATTCCCGTGTTCGTGCTGGAGCCGGTGGAGGGGTGACCGTTCCCGGTCGGCGGTGAGGGGAGCACGTCGGCGGGTGCGGGTCCGGTGGGGGCTGGTCGCGCAGTTCCCCGCGCCCCTGAAGAGCAGGGGCTGCGCCCCGTGCTCTTCGGAACCCGAGAAAGCGGGGCTGCGGCCCTGCTTTCTCGGGTCCGGTGGGAACCGCGCGAGAAGCCCCCACCGGACCCGCGCCCGACAAACAAAAACTTCACCCGGCCACGCATGTTCCCCGAAGGGCCGGGCACCCGTGTCTCAGGCCCCGCCGCGTTCCCCCGTCGCGGCGGGGTTTTCTCCTGCCCGCTCTCCGGGGCCCGTCTTCTCCGTCACGTCGAGGAAGATCTGGTCGGCCTCGGGGACGACATGGGCGATGGAGCGTTTGATACGGACGGCGACCAGCTCGACCTCCTCGCTGTCCAGGCCGGGGACGAGGTCGACGCGGGCGGCCACCAGGGTCGATTCCAGGCCGAGTTGCATGGTGAGCAGGGCCTCGACGGTGTCGATCTCGGGCTGTACCTCCAGCAGGGAGCGGATCTTCCGGCTGGGTTCGGGGTCGGCGGCGACCCCGATGAGCTGTTCGCGGGCGTCCCGGCCGAGCCAGTAGGCGACGTACACGAGCAGGGCCCCGATCGCGAAGGAGGCGGACGCCTCCCAGATCACCTCGCCGGTCACCATGTGCAGGGCCATCCCGGCGATCGCGAGGGTCACCCCGAGGACCGCCGTGCCGTCCTCGGCGACCACCGTGCGCAGTGCCGGGTCCCGCAGTCCGTCGACGCCGCCCTCCCGCCGCACCTGGTGCAGGGCCCTCAGCAGTGAGGCGCCCTCGGAGACGAGGGCCACGCCGAGCACGGCGATTCCGGCGACGTAGCCGCCGTAGGAGTCCGTGCTCTCGCCCGTCAGGGCGTGGACCGCCTGGTAGAAGGAGAAGCAGCCGCCCATCACGAAGATGCCGACGGCGGCCAGCAGGGACCAGAAGAAGCGCTCCTTGCCGTAGCCGAAGGGGTGCCGGGCGTCGGCGGGACGGCGGCTGCGGCGCAGCGCGGCGAGGAGGAAGACCTCGTTCAGGCTGTCGGCGACCGAGTGCGCGGCCTCCGACAACAGCGCGGGCGAGCCGGCGAGGAGTCCGCCGACGGTCTTGGCCACGGCGATCAGGAGGTTGGCGCCGAGGGCGACGAGGACGGTGATCCTGGTCCTGCGATCGGCCCGTGTCTCTCCCTGTTGCCGTGTCCCGCTCTGTTCCCGGGTCCCCGGTCCTTCGAGAACCGCCCCGCCCCGCTCGTCCTTCGTCTCGGTGTCTTGTGGTGTCCGGGTCACTTTCGCCGCTTGCCCCGACCGGTCGCGCTCACACCGTGGGGGGCGCGGAAATCGGGGAACTCCTCTCAGGGCAGACGTATCCGGACATGGCCGGGAGGACGGACGGCATGAGTGTCGGTGAGGGCAACGAGGCGTACGGGCGGAAGGCGTTCAAAAGGTCCAGGAGCCACTTCGCGGACCGGATCACCGCCGACGGCCGCGACGGCTGGCCGGTGGAGGCGGGCCGCTACCGGCTGGTGGTCAGCCGTGCCTGCCCGTGGGCGAGCCGGGCGGTGATCTCCCGGCGGCTGCTGGGGCTGGAGGACGCCCTGCCGATGGCCGTCGTCGACCCGATCCAGGACGACCGGAGCTGGCGGTTCACGCTGGACCCCGGCGGCCGCGATCCGGTGCTGGGCATCCGCTTCCTGAAGGAGGCGTACGACGCCCGGGAGAGCGACTACCCGGGCGGGGTCAGCGTTCCCGCGGTCGTGGACGTGCCGAGCGGCGAACTGGTCACCAACGACTACCAGCGGATCACCCTCGACCTCGCCACCGAGTGGACTGATCTGCACCGCGCGGGCGCGCCCGACCTGTACCCCGAGGCCCTGCGCGAGGAGATCGACACGGTGATGGCCGAGGTCTACGAGGACGTCAACAACGGCGTGTACCGGGCGGGCTTCGCCACCGGGCAGGAGGAGTACGAGGAGGCCTGCGCCGGGGTGTTCCGGCGGCTGGAGGCGCTGTCGGAGCGGCTGGCGGGGCAGCGTTATCTCGTCGGCGGGACGATCACGGAGGCGGACATCCGGCTCTTCACCACGCTGGTGCGTTTCGACCCCGTCTACCACGGTCACTTCAAGTGCAACCGCTGGAAGCTGGCGGAGGACCCGGTGCTGTGGGCCTACGCCCGTGACCTCTTCCAGACCCCCGGGTTCGGGGACACCGTCGACTTCGACCACATCAAGCGGCATTACTACCAGGTGCACACGGGCATCAACCCGACCGCCGTGGTGCCGCTGGGGCCCGATCTCGCGGGCTGGCTCGCCCCCCACGGGCGGGAGGACCTGGGCGGCAGCCCGTTCGGCGACGGCACGCCGCCGGGGCCGGTGCCCGCCGCCGAGGTCGTGGCCCCGCGGGGTCGTCCCTGACCGGACGCCGTCGCCGCACGACCATCCGCACGCGAAGGAGGAGGACCAGATGTCCAAGAAGAAGAAGCTGCCTGTCGCCTACAAGCCGCTCGGCTTCGCGCTGGGCTGGGTGAGCGGTGCGGTGGCCTCGGCCGCGTTCCGCAAGACCTGGAAGCTGATCCGGCACGAGGACGACGCGCCCGACGCGCTCGACCGGGACCGGGGCTGGGGCGAGATCCTGCTGGCGGCGGCCGTCCAGGGTGCGATCTTCGCGGTCGTGCGCAGCGCGGTGGACCGCACGGGCGCCAAGGCCATCGAGCGGTCCACCGGGGTGTGGCCGGCCGACCAGAAGGGGGGCCGGGACTGACGTTCCCAAAGAGGTCGGGTGGCCCGCGCACGGGCCACCCGAGCTCCTTCCGGGCCCTTGACCCTGCCTAGCCCTGCTTGGGGGCCGTGGGGTGTTCGCGGCGCAGTGTGAAGGAGTGGCCGGCGGGGTCGGAGTAGCCGCGCTCCTCGAAGGGTCCGCTCGCCTCCTTGGTGTCGACCGGGCGCCCGCCCAGGGAGACGATCAGCCGCTCGGCCTCGTCCAGGTCCTCGACGTAGAAGTCGAGATGGGCCTGGAGGGAGTTCTCGGGCCGGGGCCAGCTGGGCGGGGTGGCGTTGACGTCGCGGCGGAACGCCATCCGGGCACCGCAGGCGCCCTCGATCTCGACGCGGTTGGCGGTCGCGTCCGTCTCCCGCGCGTCCAGCAGTGCCTTGTAGAACACCGCGGGCTTCTCCGGCTCGGCGCAGTCCAGCACCGCGAGGCCCGCCTGTACCAGTGCCATGTCTCCTCCGTACGGGATCCCGGGCGCGGGGGACGGTCCGCCGCCGCCCATACGCTCCCCGGGTACCCGCCGGCTACAGGTTCAGCCGCAGGGTGAGCGCCTGGGGACGGAACTCCTCGCGCTCGTAGAACCGGATGGCGTCGGCGTTGGCGGCCGAGGCGGTCACCTCCGCGTGCGCCACGCCCCGCTCCCGCGCCCACGCCAGGAAGGTGTCGACCATGCGGGCCCCGACCCGGGAACGCCGGTGCTCGGGCCGGACGTACAGCGCCATGAGGGTCGCCGATGCGACCGGCCGCATGGTGGTGGGGCCGGACATCGATCCCGACAGATGACCGACGACCTCGCCGTCGCGCACGGCGGCCAGCAGCAGCCTGGCGGGGTCCTTCAGGGCGGCCGTGAAGGCCTCGGCGCCGTGCAGGCGCGGCCAGTCCACGTTCAGGCCGGGGTCCCGCTCCCCGCCGTCCTCGGCGAACAGCAGGGAGCTGGAGACGACGATCCCCGGTACGTCCTCGGCGCGGGCACGCCGCACGATCACCTCTTGCGCACTCATGGACCGGAACCTAGCGGTCGGCTCTGACAATCCGTCGGCACCGGTCGACGCCGACGCCTCCCCGACTGGCCTTCCTGGACAGTCGTCCAGCTATAGTGGGCACCTGTCCAAGAAGTTCGGGAAACATCGAGTGAACGACGGAGTCTGTTGACCATGGAGATCCTGGCGAACGTGCTGGTCGCGCTGGTGGCCCTGCTGCACGCGTACATCCTGGTGATGGAGATGTTCCTGTGGCAGAAGAAGCCGGGGATGTCCTTCCACGGGATGGACGCCGAGATGGCGCGGCGGACGGCCTCCCTCGCCGCCAACCAGGGCCTCTACAACGGCTTCCTCGCCGCCGGTCTGGTCTGGGGCCTGATCGCCGACGACCCGACCGGCTTCCGGGCACAGGTCTTCTTCCTGTCCTGTGTGATCGTCGCGGGCGTGTACGGCGCCGCCACCGCCAACCGCCGCATCCTCGTCGCCCAGGCTCTGCCCGGCGCCCTGGCCCTGGCCGCCGTCCTCGCCGCCGGATGACCCCCGAGGAGCCCCGGGGCACGGAGGACCCCCGGGCCTCCCGCACCCGGGCCAGGCTGCGGGAGGCCCTCCTCGACGAGTGCGCCCGGCACCCCCTGCACGAGGTCAGCGTGGCGGCGCTGGTCCGCCGGGCGGGGGTCGGCCGGGCCACGTTCTACGTGCACTACCCGGACCTGGAGGCGCTGGCGGTCGACGCCTGCGCCGATGTCGTACGGGAGGCCGTGGAGGCGCTGCACGCCTGGCGCGGGCGCCCCGACCCGGTGCGGGCGCCGGACGCCCTGCCG encodes the following:
- a CDS encoding SLC13 family permease; amino-acid sequence: MNTAPAEVLSVVLLVVVLGCAVARPFGLPEAVVAVPAAGIAVAVGAVSLDHARAEAELLGPVLGFLAAVLVLAKLCDDEGLFQACGAWMARASAGRPRRLLGATFALASGITAVLSLDATVVLLTPVVFATVARLGARPKPHLYATAHLSNTASLLLPVSNLTNLLAFTASGLTFTRFALLMAAPWAVAVAAEYLVFRRFFAADLDAAAPAPEEAVEAPELPMFALATVVCTLAGFVLTSVLGIEPVWAALAGALVLSVRALVRRTTSPAALFHSLSLPFLAFVLALGVVVRAVVDNGLADALGRVMPSGTGLLALLGVAALAAVLSNVINNLPAVLVLVPLAAPLGTGAVLAVLLGVNIGPNLTYAGSLATLLWRRIVHQHDHGVDLGEFTRLGLLTVPAALVSSVVALWLSLLAFGG
- a CDS encoding helix-turn-helix domain-containing protein, which gives rise to MPVRADDLPETAAPVNPSPGQVIIGRFDQRPPYAMHRARGADSWLFTWTTGGGGLLRQGGTRVPAGPGDLVVLGPGVPQHYTVRPGAGHWAFWWVHCQARPSWTAWLRPYETADRVYAVPSAPDGIRERVDAAFCRMLADARWTGEGSPPAPRTDAESSRGGGTLSTPGALAPRDEVAVAHGTAARELALCSLEEVVLLTVARAEPRRSGVDPRIRRAQDLITADPGAPHTVRSFAERVSLSPSRFAHLFTEQLGHSPMRALSQARLLHAARLLEATELPVERVAAASGFGSPFHFSRVFRQRYGVPPGEYRQGLRDRD
- a CDS encoding phytanoyl-CoA dioxygenase family protein yields the protein MPVTDNTEFEENGYVVVRGLFSPTEIEQLCYRFAALQAGGPVPGHFQPRPVPADGPADPLRVYPRVMHPHRIDDMSLRVLLDTRLREILEGLLGEEVLAAQSMFYFKPPGARGQALHQDNFYLRVEPGTCVAAWIACDVIDRDNGGLEVVPGTHRMDLFCPEVADSEVSFAREYVAPPPGLTPVPVDMSPGDVLFFNGSLVHGSQPNHTADRFRRSFIGHYVGRSAERIGRYYETLTMSGAPVALAESEGAGPCGTEFEPVGAH
- a CDS encoding flavoprotein, which produces MTATANTAGDRSGRGGPGRGERPFLYVVVCAAGVAAGVSKLVTAAQERDWEVGVIATPVAMGGFFDTAAVEAQTGRPIRSAWRRPGDARPFPPPDAVVVAPATFNTVNKWAAGLADTLAVGTLCEACGLGVPIAVLPCVADALAAHPAYRASLERLRGMGVKFGDPYTGEAEGEDGGRAEFLWERALDLLESDDEGEALTR
- a CDS encoding MarR family transcriptional regulator yields the protein MPGQRSITEVEKLAAAKLGDFSIRRDQMTAVANIYRAASAVRQHLENSVLRGSDLTWTAFVVLWVVWVWGESETRHVAEEAGISKGTLTGVARTLESRGLVRRADHPTDGRLVLLALTDEGEELMRRVFPAFNEEEAFVTGQLSDAECRSLAEGLRSVVLQVEEHGEERRRTLLNGAEPAPRRSGRRPKA
- a CDS encoding LysE family transporter; this encodes MTAALVAGLLAGYGIAIPVGAVATYLVSLTARTSLRTGACAALGVATADGLYALFAALGGTALANALHPVLTPLRWASALVLLALAARGATGAVRQYRARRLPTRDQRNPVGPARAYVALLGITLLNPTTVVYFAALVLGSRATQAVSALEQAVFVLAAFLASASWQLLLAGGGALLGRALTGHRGRLLTGLVSSAVIAGLAVLMP
- a CDS encoding nitroreductase family deazaflavin-dependent oxidoreductase, with product MPLEGEYVPSPTQWVREQVELYESSGGTQGTTLLDTGLPVIVLTTRGAKSGKIRKTPLMRVEHEGRYAVVASQGGAPKHPVWYHNIKSDPLVELQDGPKRQDLTAREVTGDEKAEWWDRAVAAYPPYEDYQKKTDREIPVFVLEPVEG
- a CDS encoding cation diffusion facilitator family transporter — translated: MTRTPQDTETKDERGGAVLEGPGTREQSGTRQQGETRADRRTRITVLVALGANLLIAVAKTVGGLLAGSPALLSEAAHSVADSLNEVFLLAALRRSRRPADARHPFGYGKERFFWSLLAAVGIFVMGGCFSFYQAVHALTGESTDSYGGYVAGIAVLGVALVSEGASLLRALHQVRREGGVDGLRDPALRTVVAEDGTAVLGVTLAIAGMALHMVTGEVIWEASASFAIGALLVYVAYWLGRDAREQLIGVAADPEPSRKIRSLLEVQPEIDTVEALLTMQLGLESTLVAARVDLVPGLDSEEVELVAVRIKRSIAHVVPEADQIFLDVTEKTGPGERAGENPAATGERGGA
- a CDS encoding glutathione S-transferase C-terminal domain-containing protein; protein product: MSVGEGNEAYGRKAFKRSRSHFADRITADGRDGWPVEAGRYRLVVSRACPWASRAVISRRLLGLEDALPMAVVDPIQDDRSWRFTLDPGGRDPVLGIRFLKEAYDARESDYPGGVSVPAVVDVPSGELVTNDYQRITLDLATEWTDLHRAGAPDLYPEALREEIDTVMAEVYEDVNNGVYRAGFATGQEEYEEACAGVFRRLEALSERLAGQRYLVGGTITEADIRLFTTLVRFDPVYHGHFKCNRWKLAEDPVLWAYARDLFQTPGFGDTVDFDHIKRHYYQVHTGINPTAVVPLGPDLAGWLAPHGREDLGGSPFGDGTPPGPVPAAEVVAPRGRP
- a CDS encoding DUF4235 domain-containing protein yields the protein MSKKKKLPVAYKPLGFALGWVSGAVASAAFRKTWKLIRHEDDAPDALDRDRGWGEILLAAAVQGAIFAVVRSAVDRTGAKAIERSTGVWPADQKGGRD
- a CDS encoding VOC family protein — protein: MALVQAGLAVLDCAEPEKPAVFYKALLDARETDATANRVEIEGACGARMAFRRDVNATPPSWPRPENSLQAHLDFYVEDLDEAERLIVSLGGRPVDTKEASGPFEERGYSDPAGHSFTLRREHPTAPKQG
- a CDS encoding GNAT family N-acetyltransferase; amino-acid sequence: MSAQEVIVRRARAEDVPGIVVSSSLLFAEDGGERDPGLNVDWPRLHGAEAFTAALKDPARLLLAAVRDGEVVGHLSGSMSGPTTMRPVASATLMALYVRPEHRRSRVGARMVDTFLAWARERGVAHAEVTASAANADAIRFYEREEFRPQALTLRLNL
- a CDS encoding DUF1304 domain-containing protein — protein: MEILANVLVALVALLHAYILVMEMFLWQKKPGMSFHGMDAEMARRTASLAANQGLYNGFLAAGLVWGLIADDPTGFRAQVFFLSCVIVAGVYGAATANRRILVAQALPGALALAAVLAAG
- a CDS encoding TetR/AcrR family transcriptional regulator; the encoded protein is MTPEEPRGTEDPRASRTRARLREALLDECARHPLHEVSVAALVRRAGVGRATFYVHYPDLEALAVDACADVVREAVEALHAWRGRPDPVRAPDALPEFFAGLAPHAALYRALLAPGGGGPLGRVLHRDLRAYSLRERELAGAADAPLVASAVAATFAGVLADWLHGLLDGTPREIADQAWQLLVALHRSR